A single genomic interval of Dysidea avara chromosome 8, odDysAvar1.4, whole genome shotgun sequence harbors:
- the LOC136265116 gene encoding peptidase inhibitor 16-like isoform X2: MLPSVFTFPVLCLLVLTAAHLSVSQLTDEDKQLLLDLHNRARSMVDPTATNMEEMEWNDELAEVAQIYSTKCTTQPNPNRTSQAPSFSTVGENSVVSIPPSSESFGQVVGLWFDGRHLYNYTTGQCFRDQFCDSYTQLVWATSNQVGCGATRCNPVEGFVGEGLLLVCNYGPSGNLEEQSPYMTGGSSCSNCPDDKKSCVNNLCSNAPSVSQLTDEDKQLLLDLHNRARSMVDPIATNMEEMEWNDELAEVAQAYSTKCTTQPNPDRASQAPSFSTVGENSGVSIPPSSESFGQVVGLWFDGRHLYNYTTGQCFRDQFCDPYTQLVWATSDQVGCGATRCDPVEGFVGEGLLLVCNYGPSGNLKGQSPYMTGDSSCSNCPDDKKSCVNNLCSNDCNADEVTIDDVSVAGRTVTVEFSSDPNARFRCRLNNRRFRQCTSPVTYTGLSRGRYRVTIQAACPGQSFRDGARKRARFGIP; this comes from the exons ATGTTACCTAGTGTGTTCACTTTCCCAGTGTTGTGTCTGCTAGTGCTAACTGCAGCACACCTGAGTGTATCTCAGTTGACTGATGAAGATAAGCAACTCTTGTTGGATCTTCACAACAGAGCTAGGAGTATGGTGGATCCTACAGCTACTAACATGGAGGAAATG GAATGGAATGATGAACTGGCTGAAGTTGCTCAGATTTACTCAACAAAATGCACTACTCAACCAAATCCTAATAGAACCAGCCAAGCTCCATCATTTAGTACTGTTGGTGAAAATTCAGTAGTAAGTATTCCCCCATCTTCTGAAAGCTTTGGACAGGTGGTAGGATTGTGGTTTGATGGACGTCATTTATACAACTACACTACTGGACAGTGTTTCAGAGATCAATTCTGTGACTCATACACACAG CTGGTGTGGGCTACATCTAATCAAGTTGGTTGTGGAGCAACTCGATGCAACCCTGTAGAAGGATTTGTTGGTGAAGGTCTCCTTCTTGTGTGTAACTATGGACCATC TGGAAACTTGGAAGAACAATCTCCTTACATGACTGGAGGTTCATCATGTTCTAATTGTCCTGATGACAAGAAATCCTGTGTGAATAATCTTTGTAGTAATG CACCAAGTGTATCTCAGTTGACTGATGAAGATAAACAACTCTTGTTGGACCTTCACAACAGAGCTAGGAGTATGGTAGATCCAATTGCTACTAACATGGAGGAAATG GAATGGAATGATGAATTAGCTGAAGTTGCTCAGGCTTACTCAACAAAATGCACTACTCAGCCAAATCCTGATAGAGCCAGCCAAGCTCCATCATTTAGTACTGTTGGTGAAAATTCAGGGGTAAGTATTCCCCCATCTTCTGAAAGCTTTGGACAGGTGGTAGGATTGTGGTTTGATGGACGTCATTTATACAACTACACTACTGGACAGTGTTTTAGAGATCAATTCTGTGACCCATATACACAG CTGGTGTGGGCTACATCTGATCAAGTTGGTTGTGGAGCTACTCGATGCGATCCTGTTGAAGGATTTGTTGGTGAAGGTCTCCTTCTTGTGTGTAACTATGGACCATC TGGAAACTTGAAAGGACAATCTCCTTATATGACTGGAGATTCATCATGCTCAAATTGTCCTGATGACAAGAAATCCTGTGTGAATAATCTTTGTAGTAATG ATTGCAATGCTGATGAAGTTACAATAGATGATGTTAGTGTAGCTGGAAGAACTGTAACTGTTGAATTTTCATCTGATCCAAATGCCAGGTTTAGATGCAGGCTGAACAACCGAAGGTTTAGGCAAT GCACCAGTCCTGTGACATATACTGGGTTGAGTAGAGGAAGGTATCGTGTTACTATACAAGCTGCTTGTCCTGGTCAAAGCTTCCGAGATGGGGCTAGGAAAAGGGCACGCTTTGGAATTCCCTGA
- the LOC136265116 gene encoding uncharacterized protein isoform X1 has protein sequence MLPSVFTFPVLCLLVLTAAHLSVSQLTDEDKQLLLDLHNRARSMVDPTATNMEEMEWNDELAEVAQIYSTKCTTQPNPNRTSQAPSFSTVGENSVVSIPPSSESFGQVVGLWFDGRHLYNYTTGQCFRDQFCDSYTQLVWATSNQVGCGATRCNPVEGFVGEGLLLVCNYGPSGNLEEQSPYMTGGSSCSNCPDDKKSCVNNLCSNVSCPVLDPPNNGMIDCPSNEVESTCTFKYYTGFELTGSASQTCQDNGTWSGTETTCMPAPSVSQLTDEDKQLLLDLHNRARSMVDPIATNMEEMEWNDELAEVAQAYSTKCTTQPNPDRASQAPSFSTVGENSGVSIPPSSESFGQVVGLWFDGRHLYNYTTGQCFRDQFCDPYTQLVWATSDQVGCGATRCDPVEGFVGEGLLLVCNYGPSGNLKGQSPYMTGDSSCSNCPDDKKSCVNNLCSNDCNADEVTIDDVSVAGRTVTVEFSSDPNARFRCRLNNRRFRQCTSPVTYTGLSRGRYRVTIQAACPGQSFRDGARKRARFGIP, from the exons ATGTTACCTAGTGTGTTCACTTTCCCAGTGTTGTGTCTGCTAGTGCTAACTGCAGCACACCTGAGTGTATCTCAGTTGACTGATGAAGATAAGCAACTCTTGTTGGATCTTCACAACAGAGCTAGGAGTATGGTGGATCCTACAGCTACTAACATGGAGGAAATG GAATGGAATGATGAACTGGCTGAAGTTGCTCAGATTTACTCAACAAAATGCACTACTCAACCAAATCCTAATAGAACCAGCCAAGCTCCATCATTTAGTACTGTTGGTGAAAATTCAGTAGTAAGTATTCCCCCATCTTCTGAAAGCTTTGGACAGGTGGTAGGATTGTGGTTTGATGGACGTCATTTATACAACTACACTACTGGACAGTGTTTCAGAGATCAATTCTGTGACTCATACACACAG CTGGTGTGGGCTACATCTAATCAAGTTGGTTGTGGAGCAACTCGATGCAACCCTGTAGAAGGATTTGTTGGTGAAGGTCTCCTTCTTGTGTGTAACTATGGACCATC TGGAAACTTGGAAGAACAATCTCCTTACATGACTGGAGGTTCATCATGTTCTAATTGTCCTGATGACAAGAAATCCTGTGTGAATAATCTTTGTAGTAATG TGTCATGTCCAGTACTTGACCCTCCCaataatggaatgattgacTGCCCCAGTAATGAGGTTGAAAGCACTTGTACATTTAAATATTATACTGGTTTTGAGTTGACCGGCAGTGCCAGTCAGACCTGTCAGGATAATGGCACTTGGAGTGGTACTGAGACTACATGTATGCCAG CACCAAGTGTATCTCAGTTGACTGATGAAGATAAACAACTCTTGTTGGACCTTCACAACAGAGCTAGGAGTATGGTAGATCCAATTGCTACTAACATGGAGGAAATG GAATGGAATGATGAATTAGCTGAAGTTGCTCAGGCTTACTCAACAAAATGCACTACTCAGCCAAATCCTGATAGAGCCAGCCAAGCTCCATCATTTAGTACTGTTGGTGAAAATTCAGGGGTAAGTATTCCCCCATCTTCTGAAAGCTTTGGACAGGTGGTAGGATTGTGGTTTGATGGACGTCATTTATACAACTACACTACTGGACAGTGTTTTAGAGATCAATTCTGTGACCCATATACACAG CTGGTGTGGGCTACATCTGATCAAGTTGGTTGTGGAGCTACTCGATGCGATCCTGTTGAAGGATTTGTTGGTGAAGGTCTCCTTCTTGTGTGTAACTATGGACCATC TGGAAACTTGAAAGGACAATCTCCTTATATGACTGGAGATTCATCATGCTCAAATTGTCCTGATGACAAGAAATCCTGTGTGAATAATCTTTGTAGTAATG ATTGCAATGCTGATGAAGTTACAATAGATGATGTTAGTGTAGCTGGAAGAACTGTAACTGTTGAATTTTCATCTGATCCAAATGCCAGGTTTAGATGCAGGCTGAACAACCGAAGGTTTAGGCAAT GCACCAGTCCTGTGACATATACTGGGTTGAGTAGAGGAAGGTATCGTGTTACTATACAAGCTGCTTGTCCTGGTCAAAGCTTCCGAGATGGGGCTAGGAAAAGGGCACGCTTTGGAATTCCCTGA
- the LOC136265120 gene encoding GLIPR1-like protein 1 produces MVSSVTAVECLLLLIAVHQCVSQLTSQQKRLLLDLHNQARSNVTPIATNMEKMEWNDELAAVAQAYSALCIFDHNPNRASQAPSFSSVGENLAISSGRGEDYQFLFTLWHNEHRNYDYNTGTCSGVCGHYTQVVWARSNQLGCGVTLCTTVEGFSGTNAVNLVCNYGPAGNFIRRPPYLTGDLSCSNCPYDKQYCMNNLCSDVPAGCDADSVTVDGVSVAGGTASVEFSSDPNAKFRCKLNTRRYRRFRRCTSPLTYTGLSRGRYRVTIQAACPGQRFQDGSSKRVRFSVRT; encoded by the exons ATGGTTTCTTCTGTAACTGCTGTTGAGTGCTTGCTACTGTTAATTGCAGTACACCAGTGTGTTTCTCAATTAACTAGTCAACAAAAACGACTCTTGTTGGACCTACACAACCAGGCAAGGAGTAATGTGACTCCCATTGCTACCAACATGGAGAAAATG GAATGGAATGATGAACTGGCTGCAGTTGCTCAGGCTTACTCAGCACTTTGTATTTTTGACCATAACCCTAACAGAGCCAGCCAAGCTCCATCATTTAGTAGTGTTGGTGAAAACTTGGCAATATCTTCTGGTCGTGGTGAAGATTATCAGTTCCTGTTTACACTGTGGCATAATGAACATAGAAATTATGACTACAACACTGGAACATGTAGTGGAGTCTGTGGACACTACACACAG GTTGTGTGGGCAAGGTCTAACCAACTTGGCTGTGGAGTGACTCTTTGTACTACAGTGGAAGGATTCTCTGGTACTAACGCTGTTAATCTTGTTTGTAACTATGGACCAGC TGGAAACTTCATAAGACGACCTCCTTACTTGACTGGAGACTTATCATGTTCCAATTGTCCTTATGATAAACAATACTGCATGAACAATCTCTGTTCTGATG TTCCTGCAGGTTGCGATGCTGATAGTGTCACAGTAGATGGAGTTAGTGTAGCTGGAGGAACTGCATCGGTTGAGTTTTCATCTGATCCAAATGCCAAGTTTAGATGCAAGCTGAACACCCGAAGATACAGAAGATTCAGAAGAT GTACGAGTCCTTTGACATATACTGGGCTGAGCAGAGGAAGGTATCGTGTTACCATACAAGCTGCTTGTCCTGGTCAGCGCTTCCAAGATGGATCAAGTAAAAGGGTACGCTTCAGCGTACGCACATAA